A single window of Streptomyces aquilus DNA harbors:
- a CDS encoding 2-hydroxyacid dehydrogenase produces the protein MTAPKNVLAVIAPHVGGRAAGAGLATLFPGEAEVTVVERTDENPEALRAAHVVITALAPVTAEHLAAAPELRLVQCASHGFDYVDVEAARDLAVPVCTIGSSGAEAQNVAEQTFALMLALAKQLVPAHNALVEADWALPRLQRSLTELSGKTLGIVGLGQIGREVARRAVAFDMSVVYAGRRRVPEETEARLGGARHVPLDELLRVSDYVSLHAPLTDDTRHLLDAPRLALLKPTAFVVNTARGALIDQDALADALEKGALAGAGLDVFDPEPPTPALRLLRAPNVVLSPHVGGVTRETLVRIALAAVQNVAGYLAGDPPRDIVSGPAPAR, from the coding sequence GTGACCGCCCCGAAGAACGTACTCGCCGTCATCGCCCCGCACGTCGGCGGCCGGGCCGCCGGAGCCGGGCTCGCCACGCTCTTCCCCGGCGAGGCCGAGGTCACGGTCGTCGAGCGGACCGACGAGAACCCTGAAGCCCTGCGCGCGGCGCACGTCGTCATCACGGCCCTCGCCCCCGTCACCGCCGAACACCTCGCCGCCGCACCCGAGTTGCGGCTGGTGCAGTGCGCGAGCCACGGCTTCGACTACGTCGACGTCGAGGCCGCCCGGGACCTCGCGGTACCGGTCTGCACCATCGGCTCCAGCGGCGCCGAGGCGCAGAACGTGGCCGAGCAGACCTTCGCCCTGATGCTCGCGCTGGCCAAGCAACTGGTCCCGGCCCACAACGCCCTCGTCGAGGCCGACTGGGCGCTCCCCCGCCTCCAGCGGTCCCTGACCGAACTGTCGGGCAAGACGCTGGGCATCGTCGGCCTGGGGCAGATCGGGCGCGAAGTGGCCCGGCGCGCGGTCGCGTTCGACATGAGCGTCGTCTACGCGGGACGGCGCCGGGTGCCGGAGGAGACGGAGGCGCGGCTGGGCGGCGCCCGCCATGTACCGCTCGACGAACTGCTGCGCGTCTCCGACTACGTCTCGCTGCACGCGCCCCTGACCGACGACACGCGCCACCTCCTCGACGCCCCGCGGCTCGCGCTGCTCAAACCGACCGCGTTCGTCGTCAACACCGCGCGGGGCGCCCTGATCGACCAGGACGCCCTCGCCGACGCCCTGGAGAAGGGCGCCCTGGCCGGGGCGGGCCTCGACGTCTTCGACCCCGAACCGCCCACCCCGGCCCTGCGGTTGCTGCGCGCCCCGAACGTGGTGCTGTCACCCCACGTCGGGGGCGTCACCCGCGAGACGCTGGTGCGGATCGCCCTGGCCGCCGTCCAGAACGTGGCCGGCTATCTGGCGGGCGATCCGCCCCGGGACATAGTCAGCGGGCCCGCCCCTGCTCGCTGA